A single region of the Salvia splendens isolate huo1 chromosome 18, SspV2, whole genome shotgun sequence genome encodes:
- the LOC121777598 gene encoding zinc finger CCCH domain-containing protein 14-like, with amino-acid sequence MDFGRKRGRPDAAFSGNGGFKRSREEMDSFTTGVGSKSKPCTKFFSTAGCSFGDACHFQHYVPGYSAHTQLANMGVKIAAPVGRNTPSFSDSPSPNMKTKLCNRLNTPEGCRYGNKCHFAHSDMELGKPATPGFEDQRMRGGYSQRHEASQHSVGNFGASATAKISIDASFAGPIIGKNGANSKQICRQTGVKLSIKEHETDPSQRNIELEGTFDQIKEASSMVRQLIVNITESSSGHQENHHHSMGGSYSHGGPPSSSSSSSHYKKKMCEKFPKGLCTFGDRCHFAHSAAELRNSLA; translated from the exons ATGGATTTCGGGCGCAAAAGGGGCAGACCAGACGCCGCCTTCTCTGGGAATGGAGGCTTCAAAAGGTCGAGAGAAG AAATGGACTCGTTTACAACTGGTGTAGGAAGCAAATCAAAGCCTTGCACGAAGTTTTTCAG CACGGCAGGGTGCTCTTTTGGCGATGCTTGTCATTTTCAGCATTATGTTCCTGGGTACAGTGCGCACACCCAGTTAGCAAACATGGGTGTTAAGATTGCTGCGCCTGTTGGAAGGAATACACCATCCTTTTCTGATTCACCGTCCCCGAACATGAAAACAAAGCTTTGCAACAGGTTAAACACTCCTGAGGGATGCAGATATGGAAACAAATGCCACTTTGCCCATAGCGATATGGAGCTTGGCAAGCCAGCCACACCAGGCTTCGAAGATCAACGAATGAGAGGTGGGTATTCCCAACGCCATGAGGCATCCCAACATTCTGTGGGCAACTTTGGTGCATCAGCAACTGCTAAAATCAGCATTGACGCCTCCTTTGCTGGGCCTATTATTGGGAAAAATGGTGCCAACTCTAAGCAGATTTGTCGGCAGACTGGTGTGAAGCTTTCCATAAAGGAGCACGAGACAGATCCGAGTCAGCGGAATATTGAGCTTGAAGGAACATTCGATCAGATAAAGGAGGCTAGTTCGATGGTACGCCAACTCATTGTGAATATTACTGAATCGTCATCCGGCCATCAAGAGAATCATCATCATTCTATGGGAGGCTCGTATAGTCATGGTGGTCCAccaagcagcagcagcagcagcagccattATAAGAAGAAGATGTGCGAGAAATTCCCCAAGGGATTGTGCACTTTCGGAGATAGATGCCATTTTGCTCATTCTGCTGCTGAATTACGGAACTCATTGGCTTAA